Part of the Mixophyes fleayi isolate aMixFle1 chromosome 12, aMixFle1.hap1, whole genome shotgun sequence genome is shown below.
GATGGACAATTATGATTATTGATCTgcaaatcatttatgtattacagttttttatcttgacaacactggattgcaatgttattagtattggttttgatattaatttagctttgttgatcattacacacacccagtattagagacacattacagtccaaataggtgcgtatgtttgtatccttgtgtgtcccacttcccccctgatttgcgcccatcccataaaaccctgtaaattttcatttttttgagtactgtcaggaCACTCTACCCCCTGGTAATAGTGAcagcatcaccctcttcaccttctttttattttaccagaaagtactaagttaatacggtaattttctcgctggatttcagctcgcagctccctgagccgcgagctgaaatctagctaactattaccgtattaacggtaagtttttccgcggcgcggaaaacaaagaattgaatatgcccctaactaTTTTTCCTGCATAAAGTCTTTTTATCACCATAAATTAGGTCACATATTAacacaaatatttacaaataagtATCTGGAATAAGTTTGAGTACAAATCTTGCAGATGTCAGTTGTTAGGTGCATTTGACTAGAATCAGAGAACCTGCTGTAGTCATTCTTCAAAACTGGGTGCAGAAGACAAGTGCTAGATACAGCCAATTATAGCATTCGAATAAAAGAATATAGTATTTCAACTCAACTGCTTCATGACCTGGTATAGGAAAGATTGAAGTGCGAGGGGCTTGGGCACACAGCAAGTCTCAATATTCTTTGTCAGTAGTGATGATGCGTCTTGTGGTTTCAAAAGAACTTCAATATAAACTAAAGTTCAAACATCCAATTTATTTTCGAATGAATTTGTGTTATTGTAATGACTATACTCAAACATGGAGAAATCAACACTGTAAACATTCACAAGTTGTCCAAACAGACTAGTAGATAGGCTTTCCAGGTAGTGTTTGCTTATTTGGTCATTTGTCCGGGGATCGTTAGGATGATGTTTTATATTGGGGTAGCTCAGATCTTTTGGGGCCCCAATGGCCTTCAAAACAAAATCTGCATCCTGTTTTATTGTTTCAAACTTACCAATAATGTCATAATGGATATTGCATGGATCACAGAGGTGATACATTGGTTTCCAATGAATATCTCTATACCGTGGATCTTCTAGAACAATGTAGCGAACAAATTcttcaaaagtaatattttctgtggaatttttattttttctaacctTTCTTTTAATTCTGTTTGCAATAGTTCTACTATAGTAAATTTCATCTTCATGGAGAAACTTGTCTCTGTAGGCCGAAACCACCCTCTCTAAAGGGTCTCGAGTGAACATCACTTTGGTATAATTTGCAAGAAGCTGTGTCTGAATAGAAGGCGGGTACGATCTTAGCTTGATCAGTAAAGAAGAGGTATGAACATTGTAATATTGAAGCTCAGTTAAGGAACGCCCAAGAGAGTCATTCAATAGAAGAATTATTCTCTTCCAGTTGGAGCAGCCAACTTTTGGCACCGCACAAAATATGAATTTGTGACTATGTTCCACATACAACCGAGCAGCGACTTTTTGGTCCAGTGAAACGGAAGAATTTATGAGGTTGTTCTTCTCACAATAAAGCTCAACTATAGCCCTCCGGTGTTCATAAGTCACAGAGTTTTGTGGACTGACTGCAAAAGAAAGATATTCATTGTCAGTAATGTAACTAAACATAAAAATTaaccatatttattttaaaacactaaGTAAAAAACAATGTATTATACTGGCCCACATTCATTCAACAGCATTCTACTAAAGCACCTGCTAACTGGTAGCTGTCATGAAAATCTTTCTTAGGGTCCTGCATAAGCTATTTTCACCAAGTAAGAAAAAAGACAGAGAAAATTCCTCAATATTCAGGAGACCTTTTCCTGCTGACATAAAAAATCTCTGGTTCAAAAGTTTTGCATAATATCTGAGAAGTTTCTGTGCAAcggttttattgtttgtttggcGAGCTCAGGAGAAGAAACAAaatcttcactttttaaaaaccCAGGGCAGAAGATCTCCTTGAGAAAACATGTAGAGGAAAACCAGTTATTTTCAATAGGAAAGTAAGGCTTACTTACGTCTTTCATGAAACATGAgagactgtctttattatatgtcaCTTTGTGTGTGTGAATACTAAACTTCTATGTGTAATTGTACGTATAAAAATACCCTTTCACATACCAAATGCACGTTGAAGGTAGAAAAACGATCCTGTTGAAATCATAGGATGACTCCTGGATGCCAGGTTTTCATAAGCACCTGTTAAAAACCAACCCATTTGTGGGGAGAAAAACGTTTTGCAGCCATCCATCAGAATTTGCCATCTATATACACAACAATTGTGATAATTAGATCAGTTTGCTTCCAGTAAAAAACAGCAATATTTGCATGAAAATAGGCACCTGTCACAAAATGGCATATGTATGGAATCTCCTGAATTATTAACAGATGTCTTTAAATGAGCACCTGAAACCTAAGAAGTAAGTGTAGCAGGCTAAGGATTTCAGTGACAAGTCTAAAGTCAGCTGTCTGGTTCAAAAGTCCGATTTTATTAAACTTTATGAAAAGTGGAAGGTGCAATAAACATGAAGATACCACATTCCAACAGGGGTGAATGCAAAGAGTTGGAGGCTATATACATTATACCCAATGAGGCTCTAGAGTCAGCAGACAGCATGCTCTCTGGtgtagtgaaagagaaaaaggtgcgcttctttaaattataagatggaggttcaggggaaggttttaaatggaacaccctaaatgtaaatttgtatcactagcttagggactcacctacaagAGATGCCTTGAtgccggcaggtgagcttaaccccaatatagctatattgtgcacaaaattctactttatgtttatgctgacacagtgatttttatattttgtttatttctgagcgccggacaataTTGCTCTCCAGTGTAGGCCCCTGAAAAAGTGCCCAGCTGGGCCCTATGAAGGGCAAAACCCAAGCAAGAACCTTAGggttaactagagatgagcgggtctggatttggcaaatcagaacacccccgaacagtgccgatccgagcctgatccgagcactgttcgggtattcccgccgatcgcaaaactcagaacgaggcaaaaccttatcatcccgccgtcggatctcgcgagatccggattcatattattcccccgcttgccgccgccatcttcactcggattCATACTGCACTCATCTCTATACCCGGACTGCATTATCGCTACATCCTGAGGATCTGCACAACTTTTAGGGATATCTAGGGTAagattcattttatatttcttcTATCCTCACGGAGTTCCGATTTTATTCTACTTTTTacccaaaagagctataaacatttatattgtcTGTCTATTTGTTGTATTTCATTGCGCCCTTCCACTATTatattggagagggaagagggagggtgtgttactGATTTACTGAAGGTTGGCCGTAGATTACCTTACATTTTCCACAATAAGTTTTTTAAAATCTTCCTAGGGTAATGGATAGCCTACAGTTCCCAGGATTCCTTTTTAATGATCGGTCGAGGATGTCTAGCGAAACACCAATGTTAgcccttattttttattatttccaacCTGAAGCAATTTTGATATGTGCAAATTGTGTTGTTTGTCATAGCAGCTTGTTAAAGGACTCGTATTTACGCCATAATTGCGCATGCTATCTTCTTCTTTTATTCCTGAATACGCTCGTTATCTTACCATATGCATTTACGCTTTACCACgtatgacacgcctacttcagacctttaaacctgatttactgtatcacacatttatatatatataatatctcctatatcaagacattataaattcataaccacaacgcagatatatatgtataaaatagaatctttacttgtacaataatgtaataacataatttcgataacataatcttacacacggtacatataatagatggcattctgtgtgtaggtacaataacttattaatttcttgttaattatgcatgtgtgtgtgtgtgtgtgtgtgaatgtgactgtgtgtatgtatctcagatcatcttacaatgtagtcaccatccaaaatggctgacttgccatgcttgttgcAAACTCATGTCGTCTCACAAGGCCTCAATGTCAGGACAGACCCataactcattacaagcagtattagcTAGTCCACCACATATGTCCACTAACATTTCTTGTctagcaggggggggggaagagatctCTACAAAACATCCCAGCAAGAGTCTTTtcacacatctgtttaactagtagcaattacacacataggggggagGGGATGAGAGCACAGACCAGCCAGACGATTtaccaaatacagtcagtattaaactcaACAATCAGAACTTCAAGTGTTATACAGTACAGTATGAATATCTAGCAGATATTCACAGAGAAGCCACACTATtgctacatcaaatacaatactattCCAGTATGAAGTCTATTGTATTGTTACAATCAAACTCCTAAGATATTACTAATTTTAAACCCTTAAACGGCATCACTTCTTAAGCAAACTAAACACTTACTACAATGACATCTAATTCTATGACTATCCCATGCAACATTACTTTCTATGCTTACAGTATTACCTTAAACAAAAACCCTTCTTAACAGCTAGACCACATGGTCTGTGACTCTATAACAAAGCCTACAACACAGCCTATTGTAGTTCCTATAGTCTATAGATCACTAACAATACacagtgtacattttactcatatttacaaTGTCAGCAGAGCCCTTTTAAAGGGctcatatatactttactatttttcaGTCCATACAGGgagagaatcctttctgtgtgtgtctgtctgcgtaATCAGTCTGATCCAAAAAGGACTGTTTTTTCTTCAGAAGGTAATTACAAAATTTCTGTGGGATGGGCTGATGTATCTGATTGGAAGCCAATTCTTTTGATGTGTAAATGTACTGAGCCACACAGTTCCTTTGAGACAAAAGCCATGCACTCTGACATAGAGACAATAGTTATTCAAGgaaggaaaattatatatatatataataatcaattatatatatcttcAACACGGCTCACTTCCTCCTACTGCAGGAAAAACATGAATTGACAGTGATATAATTAACCAGAAATCCATATATTCTATATGCATAACTAATGTGTATGAACCAGATCCTGTAAATATCTATTAATTTGTGTTACAGTTAATGTTATAGCTATTTATGATTAGCTTTCATGTTCTAGTTTTGCAGCCCTCTGCTACAATGGAAGtatccataaagtatgtgttccatattttactggccatgcccctgtgtgcatatttgtacagattatttgcgttacctaggagactgcaagcaaggcactgatcctgccgtataagtccagtggtactgctgtttaagtccactgatcctgccgtataagtccagtggtactgctatataagttcactgatcctgccacgtgtttgtgccgcccacttgtgtcgcttagcttagtcatccagctacctcggtgcaaccttttggcctaaaaacaatattgtgaggtgtgaggtgttcagaatagactggaaatgagttaAATTAATGTTatggaggttaataatagcgtaggagtgaaaaaagaaataaaaaatctggattttagcagtttttatgcttttttaaaaaaaaatcagaacccaaaacccaaaatcagaaccaaaaccttgaggggggtgttttggcaaaacccattagaacccaaaacctgaaggtaatcagaacccaaaacccaaaacccgaaaagtggctggtgcacatccctagggtTAACCTATTCTTCTCATGGATATAGATCACCACACAGCCATAATAAGTATATTAAAACCAATGTTTACTATAATCAATAGTATAAAGTTACACGGAAGAGCAAAGTGCACTTTTCTGTACTGCACTTGCACAGTACAATGATCGACATCTGAGTTACATCTTAGCCTCTTTGTAGATCGAGACATATCTCCCGTAGCCCCTTTCTATGCTTAGAGAGGCGGGATGGGTTAGTAAGGTCATGTGCACCTTACATAGGATGCTCCTCATAGGATACGTATTTCATGCCTCTGCTTCCCCTAGTGCAAGATCCGCGCTGAAGATTATGATTACCAGCACGGACCTTGCTGTggttaaaataagtaaataaatgtaaaacaaacaaaaaaaaaagcgttCACCCCCAAAAAGTTAAACCAGTCCTAATTGGGGGGACCTCCTGATCATTATTCCTTTGTCTTAGTGGGACAAGCATAGGCTGTATAGTGCTAGTATTAGTTATAGATTTTAGAGGAGCAcactctttattttattattatttattttgtgtttatttttttaacaatgaaaGAGAAACAGATGcaagtcatcattatcaacttaTTAACCTGCCAATCCAACTGTCAGCTCTTTGCTTCGGACGCATCTATAGAGAATGATGACTGGCACGTCTTTTGTTCTCAACGCAAATGCACAGATGCATTATTATTTTTGCGTGTATATTTTGCCAGATTTTTAATTTAACTGTAAGGGATTCATTTTTCGCTCACGCAAATTTAGCACATCTTGCCACATTTAAAATGTCACTTATTGCATCAGAAGTCGTTCCTAACTGAATGGAAATGCTTACTCACAGGATCTAATGTGAAAGTGTGAGGTTTGAAAAGCAGGAAAGGCTGTCGTGGAATGTAAAATTTTGACAAGCAACTTTGAGCAGCGCTGATTCCCCAGCTGTTTTTGCCTACCCTATTGAGAAAGGCTATTGCCAGTCATTGTGTTCTTCCAGCCATTGTGTTCTAGCATGGACtagacacacagggcctgagtcattaaggagaccaaggcaacaaaaggagtacatttgatcctggacaaaccatgtacaatgcaaggggtgcagatttgcatgtaaggaaaataatggctgctttttcatgtagctcacaaatatttaataactttatttttacaaaaaacatAGGAAGAAAGGGCGCTCATGGTGTAGCAATTAATGTACAATCAGTATAACTATTGAATAAAAGCAGcgtacatttttcaataaaagtaAAGCTTATCTGTCAAATGCTAGATAGTTGTACTACAGGCAGAATCCTCAGCTCTCACTTCATTATGAAAGGTAGCCTAAAAACAGCGATTATCTGAGTCCATGGTGATGTTGATACCAAGAAGGAACATCTGAAGTTGCCCGGATCAGCAGGTATAGCTGTACCACAAATATTGCACTTCCAGTAAAAAATTACTCTAAATATGACAATATTGTGAGAACAAAATCCTACATGTTTTATTCTCTCGAACTTCATGAGGGGtatcagctttatttttacactgaaattgaaagttgatcaaggacatgccctaccccaactataaatctgtccccatattttaaatttagctccccctccaatgcaacatggtttagccaagatgcaaagttactcctttttgctttgctctccttaatgactcaggcctatgaTGTCACAAAATCATGAATGTGCTTCAGGGTTACATTTTTTCCATGgttgtaagtagagatgggcgggtccggttccccgagaaccgaaccagCTCGAACTTGAAGTATCCGAGttccgagccgagcaggctcaggACTGTCACGAACTAGgtaattggaaggccttacctgctgatattggcgctgctacgcaaggaggcgtggagtctaaccacgcctcaggtcttcaccagggaaccccgcaaggagttttgggcttagctgctgagacgtgttggtcgcggttctcctaggtagctaccagcgaggtaatGAAACAAACGTaatgaacagtccgaggtcaaatccgtgcaggcaacgaagtacagaaGGGTGAGGCAGAAGGATCgtcaggaagccgagggtcaaattgcttgattaaatatgtcaaatataGCCACATAAAGcagcaagaatatatatatatctaggagGCTACATTTgcaatatttaatcaagcaataaacatgctAAACATGCTATGAAAGGTCttcttgatatatttatttatatatgatttcttTTGTGTTTAAAAGTGTAAATATGTGCCCAGTGAAACTGTGACGACTCACCTGCGAACTTGATGTCTAAGAGGATTTCAGCTATTTAAGGCAGTACAGAAGCCGCGGTACTACTGTCAAAGATTTAGAGATCGTAACGATTTCTATGTGCACACTGAGCGATGCACACACGGAGTGTGAGCATGCATCACCTCACCTGTCAGTTGCGGGCGGCGGGGGAGCCCGTGGAGAGAGGCGGGCCTgaggcacgtgccccctgtgacccccttaatccggccatgcgtAGGGGGTCTCAGAAGGAGCAAGTATTTGAAATTGACGGAGTGTGATCCCAAGGTCTTGAGTCATACCGGCGTGAATTGAGGAAGAAAGAATTATGGGCAGAGGATCAGCAAGCGGAGCATGGCAGGAAACAAAGCTTTGAGAGGGAGCATCGGCTTTAATGTTCTTTGAATCAGGTCTATCAGAGATAATGAATCTGAAACAAGTGAAAAACAATGCCCAGTGTGCATGTCTGGCATTCAGACATTTAGcagactaaataaataacaaatttttatgatctgtaatgACAGAAATAGTATGCACTGCCCCTTCCAAGCAGTGTCGCCACTCTTCGATTGCCCATTTTATGGCCAGGAGTTCGCGGTTACCCACATCTTTATTAAGTTCGGCAGAAGAAAATTTCTGCGAGAAATAGGCACATGCATGCATATTGCGATCCCGAACATCCTTCTGAGATAGAACAACACCTGCACCCACATTGGAGGCATTGACTTCAACCACGAAAAGCAACTCAGGATTAGGATGTCTCAGGACAGAGGCTAACACTGACTTCAGGGCCTCAAAAtaagatatcgcatcaggagtCCAGTTGGCCATATCCGCTCCTTTGCAGGTAAGAGCAGTAATTGGAGATACTAAGTCTGAGAAGGTATGTATAAACCTCTGGTAGTAGTTTGTGAAGCCCAGAAATCTTTGGATGGCCTAAGATTGCTTGGACTTTGCTAGGATCCATTGAGAACCCATCTGAGGAGATAATGTACCCTAAAAACAAGACCCTATGGACCTCAAATTCGCACTTCTACAATTTAGTGAAAAGTTGATGCTCTCAGAGCTTCAAAAGGACTTGTTTAACATGAAGGTGGTGCAGATCTAAAGATGATGAatagatcaggatgtcatccagatatttCACGACAAAACAGCCTAAGAACTCTCGATGGACAtcattgatcaggtcctggaagacCGCAAGAGCATTGCATAAACCAAAGGGCACGACTAAGTACTCATAATGGTCTGAGTGAGTATTAAATGCGGTCTTCCATTTGCCAAACACTTTTGTTACTCTCCCCAAAAGAAAGTGACCAATagaaataaaactataaaaaaaaatcctaaatgaaAGAAATGAAAGCCACATCCAAATCTCTAAAGAAGAGGATTAATAGTCATCTACCTATTAAAGATAccggcaaaaataaaaaaagaatcttATCTGAAGAATCAGAGAATTTTTTTAGATTTCCACTTCGGATCGGAAAATCCACCGTTACATTCAATGACAACAATGACCCCTCGGATAAAAAGTACAAAATCCCAAGGAGGGGAACAAGAGGAAGAAAGAATCAAATTTTGAAGAAACCATAAGTAGAAGACACCACAAATGGGGGGATATTTAACATCAGTAGCACCACTCTTACTGAGGAAAGGTATGTAGAAAGGAATGAATTTTTCACCCCAATCGAAGCCGAATAAATTTGATGTATATATAGATTTGCATTGATTTATTAGGGAAATACGCCTGAAGAAATATTTTTTGAAGAACCTGATCAGCTCTGAAAGAAACATTCCAGGTAACTATGTTCATACCAATTTACGTCAACAAATCAACTTTTACCCCAGTTTCTCTAAAGGTCCTGGTGTTTGAGACATTCCAAAAGCTAGTGGAACAGGTTATTGAAAATCTGCCACAGAAAACTAAAGTTAAAAGAAACATttcaaaaaaagaacacaaagcCCTAAAGGAACtaaaagacaataaaaacaaCATCATAAAACCTTCTGACAGAGGGGGAGGAATTGTTATTATGGACAAATTGAAATATATGAAATAGTCCAACCAATTGCTTCCAGACATTGCAACATATCAAAGACTGGATTAAGATCcaactccaagtttccagaatgAACTTTGTGACCTATTTGAAGAAGGTCTACTTATAGGAATTTTAAGGAAGAAGGAATTTGATCATCTCTATATAGAGAACCCGAGAATACCGGTTTTCTATACCTCTTGAAGACACATAAGAATGTAAGCAATCCTTCAGGATGCCTGATTGTTTAAGGAATAAACTCCATCACTTCAAACTTTTCAGGGTATATAGATTTCTTTTTACAAGACCTAGTAAATAAACAGAAGTCATCTTAAATATATAACGACAGTTCTACAAATCCTGGATGAAATAGAATGGAAAGGCACGTGTATACTAGAGACCTGTGATGTCAAATCATTTTTTATGTGCATTCGTCATGCGGAAGGATGTTCACACACTTATTGCTAGTTGTGTAAAGAGAccgttttaaaaaaattaacaaattaatttcATTATGAGGGGGATAGAATTCATCCTCCAGCATAATTAATTTTGGTATCGGGAAGAATTTTACATCCAGACCACAGGAACCGCAATGGGGACGTGTTTCGCATCAAGCTGCGCAAACTTTTTGTTCCGAGATGGGAAGATGAAAATGTATGGTCTAATAACCCCtttcaagaaaaaaagaaatgctgGAGGAGGTATTTAGATTATGTGATTtttatctgggatggagagcagGAAGAACGAAAACAATTTTTGGAATACAACAACCAGAATACACGCAACCTAAAATTTACTGCCAAGGCAAGCTCCACTCAAGTTAATTTTTTGGACCTTactaaatatattgaaaataacaCCATTAAAACCAAAAATTACGCTTTAAAAGTGGATAGTAATAACTTTATACCAACAACTAGTAGCCATCATAGAAACTGGATAAAAAATATCCTGGTTGGACAGTTTAGGAGAATAAACTGAAGCTGTACCAGTGAGGATATATttgaagaaaaaggaaaagaactaaaataaaaataacaatttctTTAAAGAAACTATGACGAGAAAATGTTTAATTCTGCATTGCACACAGTGAAATCCATTAACAGAAAAGAACTTCTGCAATATAAAGGGAAAATTCACAATCAATTCCAGAAATTGTCCTGGAAAGTAGTATCAAGAGACATTGGATAATGAAGTTAAGAAATTCCTCCCTGAAAAACCAaggattatttataaaaaaacgaACACTATACATAACATCCTAACGAAGAGTTACATATTCCCTTCCAAAACCCAAATGAAAATTTAAAGAACAAAAGGATTCCACTATTGTCTCAATTGTAGACCTTGCAAAATAAGCACTCAGGCTACAACAAAACCAGTCACCAGGTTCAAATCGAatgataatgaaaaaatattaggGATCAAACAAACTATAAGCTGCAACACAGAGGGGGTCATTTATATGCTGGAGTGCACATGTGGCCTCCAGTATTTTTGAAGAACTAAACATCCCCTCAAATTTATAATTGCAGAACACATAGCAAACATTAAAAGAGGCCTTAAGTCTTTAGTCAATTTTATATAATCAGAAATGTGACCCAAAAAGACTGATATTTATAGAGATCCAACATGTACAGAGATTTTGGCGAAGAGGAGAATTCTTGGAAAATATATCAcagatagaaaaaaaatgaatatatttaatgaaaacaCTGATTCCCTATGATTTAAATAGT
Proteins encoded:
- the LOC142108991 gene encoding carbohydrate sulfotransferase 9-like, whose translation is MAVTNGQSQQDAYCHISSLMTSDATVPIVHVHACAPPVAAEKGLQACSGRVLGTLKSLPPPLTPPPPLTPAPSLIPPVVVPLPLPPPPLASPVGPPSVGHCGGANTAGENSEDEQVEEARDVEEHQMTEEAEVSARESLYITDNEYLSFAVSPQNSVTYEHRRAIVELYCEKNNLINSSVSLDQKVAARLYVEHSHKFIFCAVPKVGCSNWKRIILLLNDSLGRSLTELQYYNVHTSSLLIKLRSYPPSIQTQLLANYTKVMFTRDPLERVVSAYRDKFLHEDEIYYSRTIANRIKRKVRKNKNSTENITFEEFVRYIVLEDPRYRDIHWKPMYHLCDPCNIHYDIIGKFETIKQDADFVLKAIGAPKDLSYPNIKHHPNDPRTNDQISKHYLESLSTSLFGQLVNVYSVDFSMFEYSHYNNTNSFENKLDV